In Montipora capricornis isolate CH-2021 chromosome 4, ASM3666992v2, whole genome shotgun sequence, a single genomic region encodes these proteins:
- the LOC138047491 gene encoding uncharacterized protein, with protein MAEKRSKSTKRKIEEVEDVEIDGKQNGIKRFFAAPETEINAKTIETPKSHGTNNLTPAWKWKESVLIYESPEVKNSNKIASFDFDGTLAKTSLFKHGPDAWSILYPSCVQKLTRFYEDGYKLVIFTNQAAIGKAKATKEKVIAEKKGRLMGFVKKVGLPFQIFVATSKDAYRKPNTAMWELFCQSHNGNQRVDKEKSFFVGDAAGRKKDHGSSDKEFAEKCGLIFYTEDEFFLKDVTKAEEVSKEVT; from the exons atggcggaaaagagaagcaaatcaacaaaaagaaaaatagaggaAGTCGAAGATGTTGAGATTGACGGGAAACAAAATGGCATCAAACGATTTTTTGCAGCACCTGAAACAG aaataaatgcTAAAACCATTGAAACCCCAAAGTCACATGGAACAAATAATTTGACACCTGCCTGGAAGTGGAAGGAATCTGTATTAATCTACGAATCACCTGAAGTTAAGAACTCGAACAAAATTGCAAGCTTTGATTTTGATGGAACTTTAGCAAAGACATCTTTGTTTAAGCATGGACCAGATGCATGGTCTATATTGTACCCTTCATGTGTGCAAAAGCTAACCAGATTCTATGAGGATGGATACAAGCTTGTGATCTTTACAAATCAAGCTGCAATTGGCAAGGCTAAGGCAACAAAAGAGAAAGTTATAGCTGAGAAGAAAGGGAGACTAATGGGGTTTGTCAAAAAG GTTGGTTTGCCTTTCCAGATATTTGTGGCTACCTCAAAGGATGCATATCGCAAACCCAACACAGCAATGTGGGAGCTCTTTTGTCAGAGTCACAACGGCAATCAAAGAGTGGATAAAGAAAAGAGCTTTTTTGTTGGTGATGCAGCTGGAAGAAAGAAAGATCATGGATCAAGTGATAAGGAATTTGCAGAAAAATGTGGACTAATATTTTATACTGAAGATGAATTCTTCCTAAAAGATGTGACAAAAGCAGAGGAAGTATCTAAGGAAGTCACCTAA
- the LOC138047489 gene encoding probable RNA-binding protein 19: protein MSRLIIRNLPGNVKEERVRSIFGNKGELTDLKLCYTKDGKFRKFAFVGYKTEDQAKAALKHFNRSFVDTSKISVEIAKEVGDKSLPRPWSKYSEGSSANQRLMEKLEKKLRKRYSGSELEGKGGNKKGKTGTLEKKKKMNKNIEVLDELADDPEFQEFLGLHELGSSKQAKNKVNTGADGNDLKTNRKHERKQVKYDDSDESGNEDDVYDAVGTGSVEEEKKDCNEENKGTKTAETNALSDMDYLRSKVVSTSQESLPRNKGKKKSKNDKLENDSRNREVSSKGSMDIDKVIYNEREKEDEEKVHNKGREKYTNKVKMKSPAAFGTIKMRGLPFKAKEKDIKDFFAPVTTLDIRIIRINAGKPTGKAFVDFASESDIREALKRDGDCIEGKYIKLFSDKVEHTCTHTSLETKEEKPWVKKLAGQGEDEEFESIAESGRLFLRNLAYLCSEEDLQELFGKFGPLTETYLPLDKTSNKPTGIGFVTFMMPEHAVKAFNELDGKIFQGRSLHILPSKAKETKQENTDTASFFKSKRDAKKKSLSGHDHNWNTLFLGMNAVADVMAETYNTTKGGILDDASSRSLAVRMALGETQVVTETRKFLVSQGVKLDVFGQPTAKRSKTVILVKNLPFNTTCDELRTTFEPFGTVARLVLPPSGITALVEFFEPSQAKRAFQKLAYSKFKHVPLYLEWAPLEVFSGKPEDKNCKETKRDQNISEDRSEENSVNNGKNDNEDSGNAEGTTVFVKNLNFDTSEETLKEEFSKIGPLLSAVIAKKKDPKKHGNLLSMGYGFVEYKKRADALNALKQLQNTSLEGHTIEIKMSHRTPNNSVSKRKSSVTKQNSSKILVRNVPFEASKKEIKELFGTFGEIKTLRLPQKLTGTGSHRGFAFVDFLTKQDAKRAFESLCSSTHLYGRRLVLEWAQDEDSVDALRKRTAEHFLGTPKTAKKKKDLLDGLLDAEMSDD, encoded by the exons ATGTCTAGGTTGATCATCAGGAATCTTCCCGGAAATGTAAAAGAAGAAAGAGTCCGGTCCATTTTTGGAAATAAAGGCGAATTAACTGACTTAAAATTATGCTACACAAAAGATGGAAAGTTCAGAAAATTTGCTTTTGTTGGTTATAAAACGGAGGACCAAGCGAAGGCTGCCCTAAAGCATTTTAACAGGTCATTTGTTGACACTTCAAAGATAAGTGTAGAAATTGCTAAGGAGGTTGGCGATAAGTCATTACCTAGACCTTGGAGTAAATATTCTGAAGGAAGTTCAGCAAATCAAAGACTGatggaaaaactggaaaagaaacTTCGGAAAAGGTACTCAGGGTCAGAGTTGGAAGGAAAAGGCGGTAATAAGAAGGGGAAAACAGGAACCcttgagaagaaaaagaagatgaataaaaatatagaggTTTTAGATGAGCTTGCAGATGATCCTGAATTTCAGGAATTTCTGGGCCTACATGAACTTGGCAGCTCtaaacaagcaaagaacaagGTTAATACAGGTGCTGATGGCAATGATCTCAAGACAAATAGAAAACATGAAAGGAAGCAAGTCAAATATGACGATTCAGATGAAAGTGGAAATGAAGACGATGTTTATGATGCTGTAGGCACAGGAAGtgttgaagaagaaaagaaagactgTAATGAAGAAAACAAGGGCACGAAAACTGCAGAAACAAATGCATTGTCGGACATGGATTACTTACGATCAAAGGTTGTTTCTACTTCACAAGAATCTCTTCCAAGAAATAAGGGTAAAAAGAAGTCAAAAAATGATAAGTTGGAGAATGACAGCAGGAACAGAGAAGTTTCATCAAAAGGAAGTATGGACATTGACAAGGTTATTTATAATGAAAGAGAGAAGGAGGATGAGGAGAAGGTTCACAATAAGGGAAGAGAAAAATACACAAATAAGGTGAAAATGAAATCACCTGCTGCATTTGGAACAATTAAAATGAGAGGGTTGCCTttcaaagcaaaagaaaaagatatCAAGGACTTCTTTGCTCCTGTAACAACTCTTGATATAAGAATAATCAGGATCAATGCAGGCAAACCAACAGGTAAAGCATTTGTTGATTTTGCAAGTGAAAGTGATATAAGGGAAGCCCTAAAAAGAGATGGGGATTGCATTGAGGGTAAATATATTAAGCTTTTCAGCGACAAAGTGGagcatacatgtacacataCATCTCTGGAAACCAAGGAAGAGAAACCTTGGGTGAAAAAACTGGCAGGCCAGGGAGAAGATGAGGAATTTGAGAGCATCGCAGAG TCTGGACGGCTCTTTCTTCGTAACTTGGCCTATTTATGCTCAGAGGAAGATTTGCAAGAACTGTTTGGAAAGTTTGGTCCTTTAACAGAAACATATCTGCCACTCGACAAGACAAGTAACAAGCCAACTGGAATTGGCTTTGTGACATTCATGATGCCTGAACATGCTGTGAAGGCTTTCAATGAACTGGATGGTAAAATATTTCAAGGAAGGTCCTTGCACATTCTGCCATCTAaagcaaaggaaacaaaacaagaGAATACAG ATACTGCATCCTTCTTCAAGTCAAAGCGTGATGCAAAGAAGAAAAGCCTGAGTGGCCATGATCACAACTGGAACACACTTTTCCTGGGAATGAATGCAGTTGCTGACGTCATGGCTGAGACGTACAATACAACTAAAGGTGGTATATTGGATGATGCATCGTCAAGAAGTTTAGCTGTTCGGATGGCTCTTGGTGAAACACAAGTTGTCACAGAAACCAGGAAGTTTCTTGTTTCTCAAGGAGTCAAACTGGATGTTTTTGGGCAG CCCACAGCTAAGCGAAGCAAGACAGTCATACTTGTGAAGAATCTTCCATTCAACACAACTTGTGATGAATTGAGGACCACTTTTGAACCATTTGGAACTGTTGCCAGGCTTGTGTTGCCTCCTTCGGGAATCACTGCACTGGTAGAGTTCTTTGAACCAAGTCAAGCGAAAAGGGCTTTCCAAAAACTGGCATACAGCAAG TTTAAACATGTACCATTATATCTGGAGTGGGCCCCACTTGAAGTATTTTCTGGAAAACCAGAAGACAAAAATTGCAAAGAAACTAAAAGGGACCAGAACATCTCAGAAGACAGG AGTGAAGAAAATTCTGTTAATAATGGGAAAAATGATAATGAGGACTCTGGAAATGCTGAGGGAACAACCGTGTTTGTTAAGAACTTGAACTTTGACACCAGTGAAGAAACTTTGAAAGAG GAATTTTCCAAGATTGGTCCTCTTCTAAGTGCTGTCATAGCTAAGAAGAAGGACCCCAAAAAGCATG gaaATTTGTTGTCGATGGGTTACGGTTTTGTGGAGTACAAGAAAAGAGCAGACGCTCTTAACGCCTTAAAACAACTTCAG AACACGTCACTTGAAGGCCATACCATTGAAATTAAAATGTCGCACAGAACACCGAA CAACAGCGTTTCAAAACGCAAGTCTTctgtgacaaaacaaaacagttccAAAATCCTGGTACGCAATGTCCCTTTTGAGGcatcaaaaaaagaaatcaaagaacTGTTTGG CACGTTTGGGGAGATCAAAACGCTACGATTACCTCAAAAGCTAACAGGAACCGGAAGCCATAGAGGATTTGCGTTTGTCGACTTTCTCACCAAGCAAGACGCAAAA CGGGCATTCGAGTCTTTGTGCAGCAGTActcatttatacgggagaagaCTGGTATTAGAGTGGGCTCAGGATGAGGATAGCGTGGATGCTTTAAGAAAAAGAACCGCTGAACATTTTCTTGGCA CTCCTAAGACTGCTAAAAAGAAGAAAGACTTACTGGATGGCCTTCTAGACGCAGAAATGTCGGATGATTAG
- the LOC138046834 gene encoding uncharacterized protein, with protein sequence MKAQICNMVQKCAGCELPISDKFLLKVLDRVWHVKCVHCHDCKSALTNKCFSREGKLFCKNDFYRRYGTKCAGCCLGISPNDMVRRAKHLVFHVKCFNCSTCNRQILTGDELYYVGDSKFVCKEDYYQSRLPAKSDSDSEEKDLSYGLDEDFDIALGTKRRGPRTTIKAKQLEALKATFAATPKPSRNIREKLAQETGLNMRVIQVWFQNRRSKERRLKQQGVGQPNGATNRAMRSGRRSRRARGENLGNETAQNTEQSINTSHMNYSASQNAHFPTAPFDDFYMKADPGLLTDVTTSLDNSQMLHNTGFSSQGIGMPPNSVNDGSPGIQISNCAVGQNTNCVMYDTAAVGRPVHNTIPSSAERADTTVWMKAQICNMVQKCAGCELPISDKFLLKVLDRVWHVKCVHCHDCKSALTNKCFSREGKLFCKNDFYRRYGTKCAGCCLGISPNDMVRRAKHLVFHVKCFNCSTCNRQILTGDELYYVGDSKFVCKEDYYQSRLPAKSDSDSEEKDLSYGLDEDFDIALGTKRRGPRTTIKAKQLEALKATFAATPKPSRNIREKLAQETGLNMRVIQVWFQNRRSKERRLKQQGVGQPNGATNRAMRSGRRSRRARGENLGNETAQNTEQSINTSHMNYSASQNAHFPTAPFDDFYMKADPGLLTDVTTSLDNSQMLHNTGFSSQGIGMPPNSVNDGSPGIQISNCAVGQNTNCVMYDTAAVGRPVHNTIPSSAEVW encoded by the exons ATGAAGGCGCAGATTTGCAATATGGTTCAAAAATGTGCAGGATGCGAGTTACCCATCTCGGACAAATTCCTGCTGAAGGTTTTGGATCGAGTGTGGCACGTCAAATGTGTACACTGCCATGACTGCAAAAGCGCACTCACGAACAAGTGTTTTTCCCGTGAGGGAAAGCTGTTTTGTAAGAACGACTTTTACAG GCGTTATGGAACCAAATGTGCTGGCTGCTGTTTGGGGATTTCGCCAAACGACATGGTAAGACGAGCCAAACACTTGGTTTTTCACGTCAAATGTTTCAATTGCTCCACCTGCAACCGACAAATCTTGACTGGAGATGAACTGTATTACGTGGGAGATAGTAAATTCGTTTGTAAGGAAGACTACTACCAATCACGCTTGCCAGCCAAGTCCG ACTCTGATTCCGAAGAAAAGGATCTTAGCTATGGTTTGGACGAAGATTTTGACATAGCGCTTGGAACGAAAAGAAGAGGTCCACGCACCACGATAAAAGCCAAGCAACTAGAGGCTCTCAAGGCAACATTTGCAGCGACACCGAAACCATCCAGAAATATCCGTGAAAAATTGGCCCAAGAAACGGGTTTAAATATGCGAGTCATACAAGTTTGGTTTCAGAATAGAAGATCGAAAGAAAGGAGACTTAAACAACAAGGAGTAGGTCAGCCAAACGGAGCCACAAACCGCGCGATGAGGTCAGGAAGACGATCAAGGAGAGCGAGAGGTGAGAACCTTGGAAACGAAACAGCACAAAACACCGAGCAGTCAATCAACACATCGCACATGAATTACTCAG CTTCCCAAAATGCGCACTTTCCTACGGCGCCCTTTGATGATTTTTACATGAAGGCTGATCCTGGTTTACTAACCGACGTGACTACTTCCTTAGACAATTCTCAAATGCTTCATAACACGGGTTTTAGCAGCCAAGGAATCGGTATGCCACCGAATTCTGTTAACGATGGAAGCCCAGGGATACAAATTAGCAACTGTGCTGTAGGGCAAAACACGAACTGCGTCATGTATGACACGGCAGCAGTCGGCAGACCAGTGCATAACACCATCCCATCTTCTGCTGAG CGAGCTGACACAACTGTCTGGATGAAGGCGCAGATTTGCAATATGGTTCAAAAATGTGCAGGATGCGAGTTACCCATCTCGGACAAATTCCTGCTGAAGGTTTTGGATCGAGTGTGGCACGTCAAATGTGTACACTGCCATGACTGCAAAAGCGCACTCACGAACAAGTGTTTTTCCCGTGAGGGAAAGCTGTTTTGTAAGAACGACTTTTACAG GCGTTATGGAACCAAATGTGCTGGCTGCTGTTTGGGGATTTCGCCAAACGACATGGTAAGACGAGCCAAACACTTGGTTTTTCACGTCAAATGTTTCAATTGCTCCACCTGCAACCGACAAATCTTGACTGGAGATGAACTGTATTACGTGGGAGATAGTAAATTCGTTTGTAAGGAAGACTACTACCAATCACGCTTGCCAGCCAAGTCCG ACTCTGATTCCGAAGAAAAGGATCTTAGCTATGGTTTGGACGAAGATTTTGACATAGCGCTTGGAACGAAAAGAAGAGGTCCACGCACCACGATAAAAGCCAAGCAACTAGAGGCTCTCAAGGCAACATTTGCAGCGACACCGAAACCATCCAGAAATATCCGTGAAAAATTGGCCCAAGAAACGGGTTTAAATATGCGAGTCATACAAGTTTGGTTTCAGAATAGAAGATCGAAAGAAAGGAGACTTAAACAACAAGGAGTAGGTCAGCCAAACGGAGCCACAAACCGCGCGATGAGGTCAGGAAGACGATCAAGGAGAGCGAGAGGTGAGAACCTTGGAAACGAAACAGCACAAAACACCGAGCAGTCAATCAACACATCGCACATGAATTACTCAG CTTCCCAAAATGCGCACTTTCCTACGGCGCCCTTTGATGATTTTTACATGAAGGCTGATCCTGGTTTACTAACCGACGTGACTACTTCCTTAGACAATTCTCAAATGCTTCATAACACGGGTTTTAGCAGCCAAGGAATCGGTATGCCACCGAATTCTGTTAACGATGGAAGCCCAGGGATACAAATTAGCAACTGTGCTGTAGGGCAAAACACGAACTGCGTCATGTATGACACGGCAGCAGTCGGCAGACCAGTGCATAACACCATCCCATCTTCTGCTGAGGTCtggtaa